In the Ornithinimicrobium pratense genome, CAGCTCGTCCGGCAGCCCGCCGTCGGCGGGCGCGGTCAGGGAGGCCCGGCCCGCCTTGGCCGAGGCGTAGACCACGGGGAAGTCAAGGGCCTCCTCCACGCGCTCGGGGTCGTGATCATCGAGCAGGTCCATGAACAGGGCGTAGACGTCGTCCACGACCTCGGAGATCCGGCTGTCCGGGCGGTCCACCTTGTTGATGCACAGCACGACCGGCTTCTGCGCAGCCAGCGCCTTGCGCAGCACGAAGCGGGTCTGCGGCAGCGGCCCCTCGGAGGCGTCGACCAGCAGGACCACGCCGTCCACCATGGACAGCCCACGCTCGACCTCACCGCCGAAGTCGGCGTGCCCGGGGGTGTCGATGATGTTGATGGTCATCCCGCCCTCGGGGGCGGAGGTGCCGGTGTAGCGGATGGCCGTGTTCTTGGCCAGGATCGTGATGCCCTTCTCCCGCTCCAGGTCACCTGAGTCCATCACCCGTTCGACCTCGGTCCCCTCCTTCTGGTGCTGGGCGAAGGCGCCGCCCTGGGTGAGCATGGCGTCGACAAGGGTGGTCTTGCCGTGGTCGACGTGCGCCACGATGGCCACGTTGCGGATGTCGTCACGGGTGGCGGCGCGCACGCCGGAGCTGGTGTCAGCGAGAGGCATAGTCTCCAGTCTCTCAGGTCCGACGGCCTGCTCCTGCCACGTCGGTCAGGAGCAAGGGGTATGCAGCAGGCCGGCGAGGTGCTCGACGATGGGCAGGTCGGCGGTCAGCCAGGCCACCTCGAACAGGTCCTTAAGGGTCAGCCACCGCACCTGGTCGTGGTCCTGCAGGGGCCTGGGCCAGGGCTCTCCAGGCAGCGCGGTGGCCCACCACAGGTCCATCACGGCGGTGGTCGACAGGGTCCAGGCGCCCGGGCCGACCCGCTCCCCCAGGCGCACCCGCAGGCCGAGCTCCTCCTGCACCTCCCGGCGCGCGGCGTGCGCGGAGGTCTCGCCGGGCTCCACCTTGCCCCCGGGGAACTCCCAACCGCCCGCCAACGAGGCGGGCCGGGTCCGCCGTGCGGCCAGGACCCGGGTGGGGCGGGAGAGGTCGTCGACCAGGGCCACGGCCGAGACCAAGACGCAGGGCTGGTGCGGGCGCGCTGGCATACCGCCATCGTCGCAGCCCACCCGTCGACGCCGGTGACGGACGCCGGTGACCGTCGAGGCGCAGGTTACGTTCTCGTAAAGATCCGCGTGGACATCTCCCGCCGGAGACCGACCTGTGGTGAGGTTCGATATCGCCGGTGCACCGGCTCATGGCCGGCGCCTCAGTGGCGCGGCCGACATCTCGAGGAGGAGACACATGATCAATCGCAAGGCTGCCGCGGTGGCCGGCGCCGCCGCACTGGCCCTAGTCCTCTCGTCCTGCGCCGAGTCCGAGCGCGAAAGCGATGGCGAGAACACCGACACCGACGGCGCCGCTACTGGCGCGGCCGGCGACGGAAGCGGCGACGGGGAAATGTCCGACGCCACGTTCATCTTCGGCGCGGCGGGCGAGCCCAAGCTGTTCGACCCGTTCTACGCCAGCGACGGCGAGACCTTCCGCATCACCCGCCAGATCTACGAGCAGCTGCTGGACTTCGAGCCCGGCACCGCCGAGACGATCCCGGGTCTGGCGGAGTCCTACGAGGGCTCCGAGGACGGCTTGACCTGGGACTTCCAGATCCGTGAAGGTGTGAAGTTCCACGACGGCACCGACCTCGACGCCGAGGCGGTCTGCGCGAACTTCGACCGGTGGTACAACCAGACGGGCGCTGCCCAGAACTCGGCCGTCACCTACTACTGGAACAACAACTTCGGTGGGTTCGCCGACCAGTCCGACCGCGACTCGCTCTATGAGTCCTGCGAGGCCACCGACGAGATGACCGCCCAGGTCACCATCACCCGCTACACCTCCAAGTTCCCCGACATCCTGGCCCACGGCGCCTACGCGATCCACAGCCCGTCGGCGA is a window encoding:
- a CDS encoding (deoxy)nucleoside triphosphate pyrophosphohydrolase, coding for MPARPHQPCVLVSAVALVDDLSRPTRVLAARRTRPASLAGGWEFPGGKVEPGETSAHAARREVQEELGLRVRLGERVGPGAWTLSTTAVMDLWWATALPGEPWPRPLQDHDQVRWLTLKDLFEVAWLTADLPIVEHLAGLLHTPCS